DNA from Actinomycetota bacterium:
CCCCGGGTTCTTCGCCTCCCCGCTGGCCACCGGCCTGCTCGGCAAGGCGGGGGAGCGGGGGCTGGTCGAGGTCCGCCTGCACGACCTGCGCGACTGGGCCACCGACCGCCACCGCAGCGTCGACGACGCCCCGTTCGGCGGCGGCGCCGGCATGGTCATGCTGCCCGGGCCCTGGTTCGACGCCCTCGACGCCCTGGAGGCCGAGGGACCGGCCCGGGTCGTGCTGCTCGCCCCCGACGGCCGCCGCTTCGACCACGGCGTCGCCCAGCGGCTGGCCGCCGAGCCCCGGCTGATCCTCTGCTGCGGCCGCTACGAGGGCATCGACGAGCGCGTCCGCACCCGCGTCCACGAGGTGCTGTCCATCGGCGACTTCGTGCTCGCCGGCGGCGAGACGGCCGCCCTGGTCGTCCTGGACGCCGTGGCCCGCCTCGTCCCCGGGGTGATGGGCAACGCCGCCTCGGCCGCCGACGAGTCGTTCGCGGCCGGCCTGCTGGAGTACCCGCAGTACACCCGCCCGGCCGTCTACCGGGGCCTGGAGGTCCCGGCCGTGCTCCGTTCCGGCGACCACGGGGCGGTTGAGCGCTGGCGCCGCGCCCAGGCCCTCGACCGGACCCGCCGGCTCCGCCCCGACCTGCTGGAACAGACCGGGGACGACCCCGAGGGACCGCAGCCCGCCGGCTGAATCTGT
Protein-coding regions in this window:
- the trmD gene encoding tRNA (guanosine(37)-N1)-methyltransferase TrmD, with translation MLIDIVTIFPGFFASPLATGLLGKAGERGLVEVRLHDLRDWATDRHRSVDDAPFGGGAGMVMLPGPWFDALDALEAEGPARVVLLAPDGRRFDHGVAQRLAAEPRLILCCGRYEGIDERVRTRVHEVLSIGDFVLAGGETAALVVLDAVARLVPGVMGNAASAADESFAAGLLEYPQYTRPAVYRGLEVPAVLRSGDHGAVERWRRAQALDRTRRLRPDLLEQTGDDPEGPQPAG